The Acidobacteriota bacterium genome has a window encoding:
- a CDS encoding pyridoxal-phosphate dependent enzyme: MRRPAADDGGRAREILTVGHPLLHRRAAPVAADDPELAGEIADLAATLTEFRRQHGFGRGLAAPQVGISKRLIVLDLEAGPLPLINPEITWRSTETFSLWDDCLSVPDRIARVRRHRSISLHYDDAARRRRHWRHLPADLAELLQHEIDHLDGILMIDRIAGPEDLAPLTERARYIGPQRRQPRITAPGIRQATELVDPVFADSPQWQCEALGEELGVRLTFKVETLNPIRCFKGRGASVLVTHHKADQGRRPLAAASAGNWGQALAYCGRRAEIPITVWAAETANPLKVERMRQLGAEVRIAGRDFDAAKEEGRRLAAAEGMRFVEDGLEPEVTAGHGSMAIELFSWADAMDDPLDALFVPLGNGAMLAGLACWSKAVSPSTRVVGVAAAGAPAMHDSWHLPAGSPLVESARVETIADGLGVRVPIPEAVADLRDIVDDVVLVDDREIARAMAQIHRHAGLVTEPAGAAGLAAIAAAPSLAGEHVATVICGSNLDPAQRPLLADNDETPPKR; this comes from the coding sequence ATGAGACGCCCAGCGGCCGACGATGGCGGCCGAGCCCGCGAAATCCTCACCGTCGGTCATCCGCTGCTCCATCGCCGGGCCGCTCCAGTGGCGGCGGACGACCCCGAGCTGGCGGGCGAAATCGCCGACCTCGCGGCCACTCTCACCGAGTTTCGCCGGCAGCACGGCTTCGGCCGCGGCCTGGCCGCGCCCCAGGTCGGCATCTCGAAGCGCCTGATCGTGCTCGACCTCGAGGCCGGCCCGTTGCCCTTGATCAACCCAGAGATCACCTGGCGCAGCACCGAGACATTCAGCCTGTGGGACGACTGCCTGTCGGTACCGGACCGCATCGCCCGCGTCCGCCGACACCGCAGCATTTCCCTGCACTACGACGACGCGGCCCGCCGACGACGCCACTGGCGCCACCTTCCGGCCGACCTCGCCGAGCTCCTGCAGCACGAGATCGACCACCTCGACGGCATCCTGATGATCGATCGCATCGCCGGGCCCGAAGATCTCGCGCCGCTGACAGAGCGCGCCCGCTATATCGGACCCCAGCGCCGCCAGCCCCGCATCACGGCGCCGGGCATCCGGCAGGCCACGGAGCTGGTCGATCCGGTCTTCGCCGACTCGCCCCAGTGGCAGTGCGAGGCCCTCGGGGAGGAACTCGGCGTCCGCCTGACCTTCAAGGTGGAAACCCTCAACCCGATCCGCTGCTTCAAGGGCCGTGGCGCCAGCGTCCTGGTGACGCACCACAAGGCCGACCAGGGCCGACGTCCGCTGGCCGCCGCCAGCGCCGGTAACTGGGGGCAGGCCCTCGCCTACTGCGGTCGCCGGGCCGAGATTCCGATCACCGTCTGGGCCGCCGAGACGGCCAACCCTCTCAAGGTCGAGCGCATGCGCCAGCTCGGCGCCGAAGTGCGGATCGCCGGCCGCGACTTCGATGCCGCCAAGGAAGAAGGTCGCCGCCTCGCCGCCGCCGAGGGCATGCGGTTCGTCGAGGATGGCCTCGAGCCGGAAGTCACCGCCGGTCACGGCTCGATGGCGATCGAGCTGTTCTCCTGGGCCGATGCGATGGACGATCCCCTCGACGCCCTGTTCGTTCCCCTCGGCAACGGCGCCATGCTGGCCGGCCTCGCCTGCTGGAGCAAGGCGGTTTCACCGTCGACCCGGGTGGTCGGCGTCGCCGCCGCCGGAGCACCCGCCATGCACGACTCCTGGCATCTTCCCGCCGGCAGCCCGCTGGTGGAGAGCGCCCGGGTCGAGACCATCGCCGACGGCCTCGGGGTGCGGGTTCCGATTCCCGAAGCGGTCGCCGACCTGCGCGACATCGTCGACGACGTGGTGCTGGTCGACGACCGCGAGATCGCCCGCGCCATGGCCCAGATCCACCGTCATGCCGGCCTGGTGACGGAACCTGCCGGCGCCGCCGGCCTCGCCGCCATCGCCGCCGCCCCCAGCCTCGCCGGCGAACACGTCGCCACGGTGATCTGTGGCAGCAATCTCGATCCCGCCCAGCGCCCTCTGCTGGCCGACAACGACGAGACCCCGCCCAAGCGGTGA
- a CDS encoding PilZ domain-containing protein, whose product MPFDGEVHLTFEDGSRVAAHASNISLGGMFIATEEPRPVGTSFSVEFRLTPDGRAIEGRGRVLWVREQPEGPEYPRGLGLRFLELTPGSRELIFQVVDRYVRESDPAADSAAERQREAVPMAPIESLPEALDEVSPETLNAAIEEAVDRQMPKPPETPSFGGLEAPRPPSQPPTDDSQAGLSLAASGASFGALNEGPESEDRPVFDFSPPPAPPEELDAGAAPPIEAVPPLPESPSVAPELAETPVSVPPVEAEPSASFGEVLPAIDEASDLDSPVMPAFEASPAVPEPAPATFDFSEPPASAPPVSPMVADEPAVQSTPESWDGESSDASFARNYGGSASAANVPFYRQPWLWILGALAVVALAFWFFFGRGPSGDDVVASAPPAVGQEAAVAAETSDESLTSTDEGAATESADEASAGEPTAAVGEPAGAGEVADGAPAGDSSAASAPAPAAPSIAAPAPAANLPPVRRVEDIRWERDGGATIVVVQGDGAFSSSAVQSFHLGGANPREVVKIRGIVEPFAGGSVEVGSAAVARVRTGHHVETDPDELHVVVDLTAASVELADVDVRGDRLRLRFQGP is encoded by the coding sequence GTGCCCTTCGATGGCGAGGTCCATCTGACCTTCGAGGACGGCTCGCGGGTCGCTGCCCACGCCTCCAACATCTCCCTCGGCGGCATGTTCATCGCGACCGAAGAGCCTCGACCGGTGGGAACTTCCTTCTCGGTGGAGTTTCGTCTCACCCCCGACGGCCGGGCGATCGAAGGTCGCGGCCGGGTGCTGTGGGTGCGCGAGCAGCCGGAGGGTCCGGAGTACCCACGCGGCCTCGGCCTGCGCTTCCTCGAGCTCACGCCGGGTAGCCGAGAGCTCATCTTCCAAGTGGTCGACCGCTATGTGCGGGAAAGTGATCCGGCCGCCGACAGCGCCGCCGAGCGGCAGCGCGAGGCGGTGCCGATGGCGCCCATCGAGAGCCTACCGGAGGCGCTCGACGAGGTCAGCCCGGAGACTTTGAACGCCGCCATCGAGGAGGCCGTCGACCGCCAGATGCCGAAGCCACCGGAAACGCCGTCATTCGGCGGCCTCGAGGCGCCCCGACCGCCGTCGCAGCCGCCCACCGACGATTCTCAGGCAGGCCTCTCGCTGGCCGCCTCCGGAGCCTCCTTTGGAGCGCTCAACGAAGGGCCGGAGTCGGAAGACCGGCCGGTCTTCGACTTCTCGCCGCCGCCGGCGCCGCCGGAAGAGCTCGACGCCGGTGCCGCGCCACCGATCGAAGCCGTGCCGCCGTTGCCGGAGTCGCCGTCGGTGGCCCCGGAGTTGGCTGAGACTCCGGTCTCTGTGCCGCCGGTTGAGGCGGAGCCTTCGGCCTCCTTCGGCGAGGTGCTGCCGGCGATCGACGAGGCGAGCGATCTGGACAGCCCCGTGATGCCTGCCTTCGAGGCATCTCCGGCAGTCCCGGAGCCGGCCCCGGCGACCTTCGACTTCTCGGAGCCGCCGGCGAGCGCCCCGCCGGTCAGCCCGATGGTTGCCGACGAGCCGGCCGTGCAATCGACCCCCGAAAGCTGGGACGGCGAGTCCTCGGACGCTTCCTTCGCCAGGAACTACGGTGGGAGCGCGTCGGCCGCCAATGTGCCGTTTTATCGCCAGCCCTGGCTTTGGATCCTCGGGGCCTTGGCGGTGGTGGCGTTGGCCTTTTGGTTTTTCTTTGGTCGCGGCCCCAGCGGTGACGACGTGGTTGCCAGCGCACCGCCGGCGGTGGGTCAGGAGGCGGCAGTCGCTGCCGAAACGAGCGATGAATCTCTCACCTCGACAGACGAGGGAGCTGCGACGGAGTCGGCCGATGAAGCCTCGGCCGGCGAGCCGACTGCGGCTGTGGGGGAGCCGGCCGGCGCCGGCGAGGTCGCCGATGGAGCGCCGGCGGGGGATTCTTCGGCCGCCTCCGCCCCGGCACCTGCTGCGCCGTCGATCGCCGCGCCGGCTCCGGCCGCCAATCTGCCGCCGGTGCGGCGAGTCGAGGACATTCGCTGGGAGCGGGACGGCGGAGCCACCATCGTCGTCGTGCAGGGCGATGGGGCCTTTTCGTCGTCGGCGGTGCAGAGCTTCCATCTCGGCGGCGCCAACCCGCGCGAAGTGGTCAAGATCCGTGGCATCGTCGAGCCCTTTGCCGGTGGTTCCGTCGAGGTCGGCTCGGCAGCGGTGGCGCGGGTGCGGACCGGCCATCACGTCGAGACCGATCCGGACGAGCTCCATGTGGTGGTCGATCTCACCGCGGCGAGCGTCGAGCTGGCGGACGTCGACGTCCGCGGCGATCGCCTGCGCCTGCGGTTCCAGGGACCCTAG
- a CDS encoding N-acetylmuramoyl-L-alanine amidase, whose protein sequence is MASAKRIKRRVLSELVAQNVELMRGSMPWKVRRGRRYLRVALRWAVAALVPAGLALPSYWVLSSPPTVVPVAARADRSPATPEGGSEAGAGAEAAPAPIAESLTSAPRPVDSAVFPLAVRRVVIDPGHGGPSPGTRTPAGVNEKDITLDIGLRLRRLLEADSFEVVMTRDSDVDVALQDRSRIANGAKADLFVSIHVNWIANQAVRGVETYYLGSTDDPILNQFAARENRGSGYSLTDMRDLLEGIFVGVRQQESRALAEAIQTSLLRSQRKINPSVVDRGVKTAPFIVLMNTDMPAVLAEVSCLSNEQEADLLAKPLYREFLAEAVFAGIRAYSDALENPELKRMS, encoded by the coding sequence ATGGCGAGCGCCAAGCGCATCAAGCGTCGGGTTCTGAGTGAGCTGGTGGCTCAGAACGTCGAGTTGATGCGCGGCTCCATGCCTTGGAAGGTGCGCCGCGGTCGGCGCTATCTGCGGGTCGCCTTGCGCTGGGCGGTTGCGGCGCTGGTTCCCGCCGGGCTCGCCTTGCCCTCCTACTGGGTCCTGTCGTCGCCACCGACGGTGGTGCCGGTGGCGGCTCGCGCCGATCGCTCGCCCGCGACTCCCGAGGGCGGCAGCGAGGCCGGCGCTGGGGCGGAGGCGGCGCCGGCGCCGATCGCCGAGAGCCTGACCAGCGCTCCCCGGCCGGTGGACTCGGCAGTCTTCCCGCTCGCCGTGCGGCGAGTCGTGATCGACCCGGGGCACGGCGGCCCGAGTCCGGGAACGCGCACCCCGGCCGGCGTCAACGAGAAAGACATCACCCTCGACATCGGTCTCCGGCTGCGGCGCCTGCTGGAAGCCGACTCCTTCGAGGTGGTGATGACCCGCGACAGCGACGTCGACGTCGCCCTGCAGGACCGTTCCCGGATCGCCAATGGCGCGAAGGCCGACCTGTTCGTGTCGATCCACGTCAACTGGATCGCCAATCAGGCCGTCCGCGGGGTCGAGACCTACTACCTCGGCTCCACCGACGATCCCATCCTGAACCAGTTCGCGGCGCGCGAGAACCGCGGTTCGGGATATTCCCTGACCGATATGCGGGACCTCCTCGAGGGCATCTTCGTGGGGGTGCGACAGCAGGAGTCGCGCGCCCTGGCGGAGGCGATTCAGACCTCGCTGCTGCGCTCCCAGCGCAAGATCAACCCGTCGGTGGTCGATCGTGGCGTCAAGACGGCGCCGTTCATCGTCTTGATGAACACCGACATGCCGGCGGTGCTGGCCGAAGTGTCTTGTCTTTCCAACGAGCAGGAAGCCGATCTGCTCGCCAAACCCCTGTACCGAGAGTTCCTGGCGGAAGCGGTGTTCGCGGGCATCCGAGCCTACTCGGACGCCCTCGAGAATCCGGAACTGAAGAGGATGAGCTGA
- the lpxC gene encoding UDP-3-O-acyl-N-acetylglucosamine deacetylase produces MSHLVLIVDDEPGIRTALSGILEDEGYETVATGSGSEALSLYQGRRPDVVFLDIWLPDRDGLETLQALRDEDPSAAVIMMSGHGTATTAVKAIKMGAIDYLEKPLSYNRTLEAVAGALGRRLTSLEPLPSRQEGERDYEPAPPLSLLRESPRPQRTLSKATVLYGLGLHSGSRTGMAIQPLPPNSGIHFVTLPTGTQIPCHVGMVADTDYATTLSRDGENIRTVEHLLSALHAYGVTNLLIKVHGEIPVLDGSAVEFCKTLDEVGVVDQPAPRRELVVDRPFQVGEGDKSLLLEPYDGFAVSYFLRYPPPLGEQLCEFELGSPAGYREEIAPARTFGFMRDLKMMNELGLGSGGRLDNFILVGDDQVINTELRFPDEFARHKVLDIIGDLYLLGYPIRGKVTARLTGHRDNIRVLRQILAQAA; encoded by the coding sequence ATGAGTCACTTGGTTTTGATCGTCGACGATGAGCCGGGCATCCGCACGGCCCTTTCTGGCATCCTCGAAGACGAGGGCTACGAAACCGTTGCCACCGGCAGTGGCAGCGAGGCCCTCAGCCTTTATCAGGGGCGCCGTCCGGACGTCGTCTTCCTCGACATCTGGCTGCCGGACCGCGACGGTCTCGAGACCCTCCAGGCACTGCGCGACGAAGATCCCTCGGCAGCGGTGATCATGATGTCCGGCCACGGCACGGCGACCACCGCCGTCAAGGCGATCAAGATGGGGGCGATCGATTACCTCGAGAAGCCGCTGTCCTACAACCGTACCCTCGAGGCCGTCGCCGGCGCCCTCGGGCGCCGCTTGACGTCCTTGGAGCCGCTGCCCAGCCGTCAGGAAGGGGAACGCGACTACGAACCGGCGCCGCCCCTTTCGCTGCTGCGCGAGTCGCCGCGCCCACAGCGCACCTTGAGCAAGGCGACGGTGCTCTACGGCCTCGGTCTGCACTCGGGAAGTCGCACCGGGATGGCGATCCAGCCGCTGCCGCCGAACAGCGGGATTCACTTCGTGACCCTGCCGACGGGGACCCAGATTCCCTGCCACGTCGGCATGGTGGCGGATACGGACTACGCCACCACCCTGTCGCGGGACGGCGAGAACATTCGCACCGTCGAGCACCTGTTGTCGGCCCTGCATGCTTACGGGGTGACCAATCTCCTGATCAAGGTGCACGGCGAGATTCCGGTCCTCGATGGTTCGGCCGTCGAGTTCTGCAAGACCCTCGATGAGGTCGGCGTCGTCGACCAGCCGGCGCCGCGGCGGGAGCTGGTGGTCGATCGTCCCTTCCAGGTCGGCGAGGGCGACAAGTCGCTGCTCCTCGAGCCCTACGATGGCTTTGCCGTGTCCTACTTCTTGCGCTACCCACCGCCCCTCGGCGAGCAGCTCTGCGAGTTCGAGCTCGGCAGCCCGGCGGGCTATCGGGAGGAGATCGCGCCGGCCCGCACCTTCGGCTTCATGCGCGACCTCAAGATGATGAACGAGCTCGGCCTGGGCTCCGGCGGTCGCCTCGACAACTTCATCCTGGTGGGGGACGACCAGGTGATCAACACCGAGCTGCGCTTCCCGGACGAGTTCGCCCGCCACAAGGTGCTCGACATTATCGGCGACCTCTATCTGCTGGGCTATCCGATTCGTGGCAAGGTGACGGCTCGCCTCACCGGCCATCGCGACAACATTCGGGTGCTGCGCCAGATCCTGGCCCAGGCCGCCTAG
- a CDS encoding SpoIIE family protein phosphatase, translating to MPYRRPISGLYAFGILAFVLAALSVLDMYLPRPYDGVILDTDSPGGIRVRRVETGSGAEIAGIRPGDLILGMDRSLLNSPEQAAETLNRYRIGEFVSYLVKRPRGLDGDLSFRLPDPALDRPFEVEVELGRRQIGTTGYLFACLLGGGFFAIGFFVLKQQPALRVSQVFFVLCTLFLLILVCRLRPASYSEIDNLVLSTGTAALVLLPASFLHLFLIFPRPIWDGRWGPRLAALGGRWSWPLLLSSLYLLPVAVLAGSLWWTRQPGAAPRLISGAPAANWWLVAAFVPIGLGVLAANATRLPSRRERRGAGWVLFGSLAGLGPFLLAAVVVPSFLETERFLNWGLVPLALIPLTFSYAIIRFQLMNVRVILRKSLLYTLTTALVTGLYALGIASFNAVFRGTELAASPYFPLVFALAIVLLFEPLRRSVQVPVDRFFFADRTRLQRTLVEMGAAYADRVDPAVVVHDLVRRLPDLLGLRFSALYLFEDDDLVRADGPAELPDRFPLPALLYRHLRGHRVLARMHDLASVRRQDAAAAQLLDDLALAGVEGIGALATSRRRVGLVLLSGPNGQTPLEEEDWTLLRGLLNQAAIALETSILLEERARQAEIERDLEIASAIQRSLLPDAVTLDASWQVAAACHPARHIGGDFYAVIPGPAPAGKAVIYGDVSGKSVPGALMMMAAKEVLHSLALANHDPNDLFDLANARLYELGQRSFVSLGYLTPCRDGHGLRYLLAGQPQPLKRALGGEIETLPLADHRLPLGALRSKGYRSLEVGLQPGEILLVYSDGVLDARAPDGEFFGVQRLAEVLAASAAEPEAVVASVLAALADFTRGEEPYDDLTVLALGRSREETTRTRPT from the coding sequence ATGCCCTACCGCCGCCCCATCTCCGGACTCTACGCCTTCGGCATTCTGGCCTTCGTGCTGGCCGCCCTGTCGGTGCTCGACATGTATCTGCCGCGGCCCTATGACGGCGTCATTCTCGACACCGACTCGCCGGGCGGCATCCGCGTCCGCCGAGTCGAGACCGGCTCCGGCGCCGAGATCGCCGGCATTCGGCCCGGAGATCTCATCCTGGGCATGGATCGCTCGCTCCTCAACTCGCCCGAGCAAGCCGCCGAAACCCTCAATCGCTACCGCATCGGAGAGTTCGTTTCCTATCTCGTCAAGCGGCCCCGCGGCCTGGACGGCGATCTCTCCTTCCGCCTGCCGGATCCCGCCCTCGACCGCCCCTTCGAAGTCGAGGTCGAGCTCGGGCGGCGGCAGATCGGCACCACCGGCTATCTCTTCGCCTGCCTCCTCGGCGGCGGCTTCTTCGCGATCGGCTTCTTCGTTCTCAAGCAGCAACCGGCGCTGCGCGTCAGCCAGGTGTTCTTCGTCCTCTGCACCCTCTTTCTGCTGATCCTGGTGTGCCGCCTGAGACCCGCGTCCTACTCCGAGATCGACAACCTGGTGCTGAGCACCGGGACCGCCGCCCTGGTCCTCCTGCCGGCGAGCTTTCTCCACCTCTTTCTGATCTTTCCGCGTCCCATCTGGGACGGCCGTTGGGGCCCGCGCCTGGCGGCCCTGGGCGGACGCTGGAGCTGGCCCCTGCTGCTCAGCTCCCTCTACCTCTTGCCGGTGGCGGTCTTGGCCGGATCCCTCTGGTGGACTCGCCAGCCGGGCGCCGCGCCGCGATTGATCAGCGGCGCTCCGGCCGCCAACTGGTGGCTGGTGGCGGCCTTCGTGCCGATCGGCCTCGGCGTCCTGGCGGCCAACGCCACCCGCCTGCCGTCCCGCCGCGAGCGCCGCGGTGCCGGCTGGGTCCTGTTCGGCTCCCTCGCCGGTCTCGGCCCGTTCCTGCTCGCCGCCGTGGTGGTGCCGAGCTTCCTCGAGACCGAGCGCTTCCTCAACTGGGGCCTGGTTCCGTTGGCGTTGATCCCCTTGACCTTCTCTTACGCCATCATCCGCTTCCAGCTGATGAATGTGCGGGTGATTCTGCGCAAGAGCCTTCTGTACACCCTGACAACGGCTCTCGTCACCGGCCTCTACGCCCTCGGCATCGCCTCCTTCAATGCTGTCTTCCGCGGCACCGAGCTTGCCGCCTCGCCCTACTTTCCGCTGGTCTTCGCTCTCGCCATCGTGCTGCTCTTCGAGCCGCTGCGGCGCTCCGTGCAGGTTCCCGTCGACCGCTTCTTCTTCGCCGACCGCACCCGCCTGCAGCGCACCCTCGTCGAGATGGGGGCGGCCTACGCCGACCGCGTCGACCCGGCGGTGGTGGTCCACGATCTGGTGCGCCGCCTGCCCGATCTCCTCGGCTTGCGCTTTTCGGCGCTCTATCTCTTCGAGGACGACGACCTGGTGCGGGCCGACGGTCCAGCCGAGCTCCCGGACCGTTTCCCGCTGCCGGCACTGCTCTATCGCCATCTCCGCGGCCACCGCGTGCTGGCCCGCATGCACGACCTCGCCTCGGTGCGCCGCCAGGATGCTGCCGCCGCGCAACTGCTTGACGACCTCGCCCTGGCCGGCGTCGAAGGCATCGGAGCTCTCGCCACCTCGCGCCGCCGGGTCGGTCTCGTCCTGCTCTCCGGCCCCAACGGCCAGACGCCCCTCGAGGAAGAGGACTGGACCCTCTTGCGCGGGCTGCTCAATCAGGCGGCCATCGCCCTCGAAACCAGCATCTTGCTCGAGGAGCGCGCCCGCCAGGCGGAGATCGAGCGCGACCTCGAGATCGCCTCCGCCATCCAGCGCTCGCTGTTGCCCGATGCGGTGACCCTCGACGCCAGCTGGCAAGTGGCGGCGGCCTGTCATCCGGCGCGCCACATCGGTGGCGACTTCTACGCCGTCATTCCGGGCCCGGCACCGGCCGGCAAAGCGGTGATCTACGGCGACGTCTCCGGCAAGTCCGTTCCCGGCGCCCTGATGATGATGGCCGCCAAAGAGGTCCTGCATTCCCTGGCCCTCGCCAATCACGATCCCAACGACCTCTTCGACCTCGCCAACGCCCGCCTCTACGAGCTCGGCCAACGCAGCTTCGTCTCTCTCGGCTACCTCACCCCATGCCGCGACGGGCACGGCCTGCGCTACCTTCTCGCCGGCCAGCCGCAGCCCCTCAAGCGAGCCCTCGGCGGCGAGATCGAAACCCTGCCCTTGGCGGACCATCGTCTGCCCCTGGGAGCTCTGCGTAGCAAGGGCTACCGCAGCCTCGAGGTGGGCCTGCAACCCGGCGAGATTCTGCTCGTATATTCGGACGGAGTCCTCGACGCCCGCGCCCCGGACGGTGAATTCTTCGGCGTGCAGCGACTCGCCGAGGTGCTCGCCGCCTCGGCGGCCGAGCCGGAAGCGGTGGTGGCCAGCGTGCTGGCGGCTCTCGCCGACTTCACCCGCGGCGAAGAGCCGTACGATGATCTGACCGTCCTCGCCCTCGGCCGCTCGAGGGAGGAGACGACGAGGACCCGACCGACATGA
- a CDS encoding rod shape-determining protein: protein MTKSDDVLRVGIDLGTSRSSVSGSNGERHVVESYVGWPVDMVARKVLKQEVLIGRDALDNRSMLDLYRPLEEGLIKEGSQRDDEAVRELLRHLLSLARGEADNGKVRAVVGVPAEALRVNKQNLRKALADLVDGLMIVSEPFAVAYGLEALLHSMIIDVGAGTADFCVMKGRLPTEEDQRTLTTAGDWLDQQLELQIAQRYPEAKFSIHMVRGWKERHSFVGPAPEPVVVTMPVHGKPTEVDITEPMQMACESLLPPMIETMVDLLTRVEPEYQERVRRNIILAGGTSLIRGLDKRIERELAEIGGGKVKVVKDPLYIGSDGGLAIALDAPDSDWEKLSG, encoded by the coding sequence ATGACGAAAAGCGATGACGTGCTGAGGGTGGGAATCGACCTGGGGACCTCCCGCAGCTCCGTCTCCGGATCCAACGGCGAACGCCACGTGGTGGAAAGCTATGTCGGCTGGCCGGTCGACATGGTGGCCCGCAAGGTCCTCAAGCAGGAGGTCCTGATCGGTCGCGACGCCCTCGACAACCGCTCCATGCTGGACCTCTACCGGCCCCTCGAGGAGGGGTTGATCAAGGAGGGCTCGCAGCGCGACGACGAGGCCGTCCGGGAGCTGCTGCGGCATCTTCTCAGTCTCGCCCGTGGTGAAGCCGACAACGGCAAGGTGCGAGCGGTGGTGGGAGTGCCGGCGGAAGCTCTGCGGGTCAACAAGCAGAACCTGCGCAAGGCGTTGGCCGATCTGGTCGATGGCTTGATGATCGTTTCCGAGCCCTTCGCCGTCGCCTACGGCCTCGAAGCCCTGCTGCACAGCATGATCATCGATGTCGGTGCCGGCACCGCCGATTTCTGCGTCATGAAGGGGCGACTGCCGACGGAGGAGGACCAGCGCACCCTGACCACCGCCGGCGATTGGCTCGACCAGCAGCTCGAGCTGCAGATCGCCCAGCGCTACCCGGAAGCCAAGTTCTCCATCCACATGGTGCGCGGCTGGAAGGAGCGGCACAGCTTCGTCGGGCCGGCACCGGAGCCGGTGGTGGTGACCATGCCGGTGCACGGCAAGCCGACGGAGGTCGACATCACCGAGCCGATGCAGATGGCCTGCGAGTCGCTGCTGCCGCCGATGATCGAGACCATGGTCGATCTGCTGACGCGGGTCGAACCGGAGTACCAGGAACGGGTGCGGCGCAACATCATCCTGGCCGGCGGGACGTCCCTGATCCGCGGCCTCGACAAGCGCATCGAGCGCGAGCTGGCGGAGATCGGCGGCGGCAAGGTCAAGGTGGTCAAGGACCCGCTCTACATCGGCTCCGACGGTGGCCTCGCCATCGCCCTCGACGCCCCCGATTCGGACTGGGAGAAGCTCTCGGGCTAG
- a CDS encoding mechanosensitive ion channel family protein, translated as MLRVIVFVLCLFTALTTVPVELIATPAPATAAEPQEESLELISGNPFERMTWENFAEQCHREIREALPDLLLATLLMLVFYVIYQVVSRILCGILRRTQADPALQGIVGRLTKYAILGIGLVMAAGQIGLNIGSLLAGLGVAGLAVGLAAQETLSNLMAGITILWDRPFRSGDRVTIADTYGEVLEIGLRSTRLRTVQNRDAIFPNRDVINQKIINHTLSPELRLDIPIGIAYKEDTRRAREVLLAALEDFPRRHQRRPPEIAVVGLGDSAVDLELRLWLSDPHLERRAEIELVELAKIALDEAGIEIPFPQRTLHLGDDGVRDLLKAS; from the coding sequence GTGCTTCGAGTGATCGTCTTCGTCCTTTGCCTGTTCACCGCTCTCACCACCGTCCCGGTGGAGCTCATCGCGACTCCGGCGCCGGCGACCGCTGCCGAACCTCAGGAGGAGAGCCTGGAGCTGATCTCCGGTAACCCGTTCGAACGCATGACCTGGGAGAACTTCGCCGAGCAGTGCCACCGCGAGATCCGGGAGGCGCTGCCGGACCTGCTGCTGGCGACCCTGCTGATGCTGGTCTTCTACGTCATCTATCAGGTGGTGTCGCGCATTCTCTGCGGCATCCTGCGGCGCACCCAGGCGGACCCGGCGCTCCAGGGCATCGTCGGCCGGCTGACCAAGTACGCCATCCTCGGGATCGGGTTGGTGATGGCGGCGGGCCAGATCGGGCTCAACATCGGCTCCCTGCTGGCCGGCCTCGGCGTTGCCGGTCTGGCCGTCGGCCTCGCCGCCCAGGAAACCTTGAGTAACCTGATGGCGGGCATCACGATTCTGTGGGACCGGCCCTTTCGCTCCGGCGATCGCGTCACCATCGCCGACACCTACGGCGAGGTGCTCGAGATCGGCCTACGCTCGACGCGCCTGCGCACGGTGCAGAACCGCGACGCTATCTTCCCCAACCGCGACGTGATCAATCAGAAGATCATCAATCACACCCTGTCGCCGGAGCTGCGCCTCGACATTCCCATCGGCATCGCCTACAAGGAGGACACGCGGCGAGCCCGAGAGGTTCTGCTGGCGGCGCTCGAAGACTTTCCCCGGCGCCACCAGCGCCGTCCTCCGGAGATTGCCGTCGTCGGCCTCGGCGATTCCGCCGTCGACCTCGAGCTGCGCCTCTGGCTGAGCGATCCCCACCTCGAGCGCCGGGCCGAGATCGAGCTCGTCGAGCTGGCCAAGATCGCCCTCGACGAGGCCGGCATCGAGATCCCCTTCCCGCAGCGCACTCTGCACCTCGGCGACGACGGCGTGAGGGATTTGCTGAAGGCGTCTTAG